One genomic window of Mesoplodon densirostris isolate mMesDen1 chromosome 14, mMesDen1 primary haplotype, whole genome shotgun sequence includes the following:
- the LOC132501362 gene encoding LOW QUALITY PROTEIN: speedy protein E4-like (The sequence of the model RefSeq protein was modified relative to this genomic sequence to represent the inferred CDS: substituted 3 bases at 3 genomic stop codons), whose product MGNRQPSSQAEDQNSQSSFSGYPLEVTVYEESPGPSAPWAGCSSLPQRPECNRKRSVAFRVEVEGDTATEAQDTSVVESLSGLKMKLKXQRVSSVLPEHHEVFNRMLEDPISKKFLAWDKNLEVSDKYLLSMVIAYFSRAGLFWQFQRIHFFIDLYVASDMEEDNQAPKQAIFSFLYGKNRSQHPLFHKLHSQFIRSMGWKTWVTREEXEXIQAFDPELWVWGRDRALLPQRPQDHTGLTSSACTKITERRRDGDVQHEVNPDTDNSREEGREKPLVQIIGKKPASSRMS is encoded by the coding sequence ATGGGCAATCGTCAACCGAGTTCCCAGGCTGAGGACCAGAACTCCCAGTCCAGCTTCTCAGGGTACCCCCTGGAGGTGACTGTCTATGAAGAAAGCCCAGGACCGTCAGCCCCCTGGGCCGGTTGCAGCTCCCTGCCTCAGCGCCCCGAATGTAACAGGAAGAGGTCAGTGGCGTTTAGAGTGGAGGTGGAGGGCGACACGGCCACTGAGGCTCAGGACACCTCTGTCGTGGAGTCGCTGAGTGGGCTCAAGATGAAGCTGAAGTGACAGCGGGTGTCTTCAGTGCTGCCTGAGCACCACGAGGTCTTCAACAGGATGCTCGAGGATCCCATCAGTAAGAAATTCCTCGCCTGGGACAAAAACCTGGAAGTTTCTGACAAGTATCTCCTGTCGATGGTGATAGCTTATTTTAGCCGGGCCGGGCTCTTCTGGCAATTCCAGAGAATCCATTTCTTCATAGATCTCTATGTGGCCAGCGACATGGAAGAGGACAACCAGGCCCCCAAACAGGCCATCTTTTCGTTCCTCTATGGAAAGAACCGCTCCCAGCATCCCTTGTTCCACAAACTGCATTCCCAGTTCATCCGTTCCATGGGCTGGAAGACATGGGTCACTCGGGAAGAGTGAGAGTAGATCCAGGCTTTTGATCCAGAGCTCTGGGTGTGGGGAAGAGATCGCGCCCTCTTGCCCCAGAGGCCCCAGGACCATACAGGCCTTACGTCATCGGCCTGCACAAAGATCACAGAGCGCAGGAGAGATGGGGATGTTCAACACGAGGTCAATCCAGACACTGATAACAGCcgtgaggaaggaagggagaagcctCTTGTGCAGATCATCGGGAAGAAGCCAGCATCTTCTAGAATGAGCTGA